In the genome of Corticium candelabrum chromosome 18, ooCorCand1.1, whole genome shotgun sequence, the window aATAATTATGCTATTGTTCAGTCTTCGACTTTCTTTTTAAGTTCCAGTAAACGCAAAGTCTTCTTGAAATGACAGTAGCATTACAtcgttgtgtctgtctgtctgtctgtctgtctgtctgtctgcttttccTGTGTTCGTATGTCTGCACTTACACACCAATCACAGTAGCTGCATATCAGTCAGCAtttatacaaacacaaaccgtTTGCTCATGTTTCAAATGTTATAACTCCATTTGCCCACTATCCCAATGTTCACTAACCTTTGCGGCATTACACAAGACTTAGATGGTGCTTTATGATCATGATGCTGTTCATCTCTTTCCACCTTCTCTCTTCTCAAATGAACGTCAAGCGCAGAACCAAACTTGGGCCTTAACTGTACACTAGTTCGAACAGGAACAGCATGATTCGAAACCTTGGCTGCAGTCCATGTCAACTGTGACATTGCATACTTAGGTGTACCAGACGGCTCCACTGTACCTCTAGAGCTTCCTTGCCCAACAATTCCCACTATATGTTCAGATTCATTGGCGAATCCTTTGTCAGCTAAATTTGTTTCAAAATTTCCAATATCGACTGTTACAGAACTGAGAGAACTCGTCCTTTCTTCACAAAGCGACTCCTTTGAAGAAACGTGATGAGTGCCTCCTTCTTTACTCTCTCTACTGGCATCCACTTGAAATTGATTGTTGGCTTCATCTTTCAACTCAACAAATCTGTAAACCTGACTTCCGGCTCTATCATCTGGACTTTGGGCATGCTCTGTCTTCTGAATGGCTGCTTCAGTGGATTGCATGCTGTCAGACGATGATGATGGCTTCAAAAGTGATGCTTCACAGTCTTcaccatttacaatattgtCATTTTCTCGAAGTAGCTGTGACTCTAAATCTTGAACAATACTGCGAGGTTGCCTTGCTTCTTCGACAGCCTGTAGTTGATCAATTGTGTGAAGCAGCTAATACAAAATATCTTATCTCCAAGATACAATCCAATTAAATTGAACTTTTGAGATCTTACCAATTCTGAGTCTTTGAACTCTTCCTCTACATGTTTGGCAGTCTCTTCTATAGCATCAAGCTGCTCCATCATTGCCATCAACTGAGTCTTCAACCGAGCATCCTTAATAGGAAGGGCACTAACGCCAGCTCCTGATATGGCTCCAGGTCTAGCATATCACACCATTACATAACAAACTGAACTGAACTCAGAGTGTTTTAAAAACAGTGGTTACATCAAACCATTACTGTTgtaaatatacaacatgccAGCATGTGTTAGATAAAGTACGCATGTGCTAGAAACAATGTCAGTCCATGCATGGAAATTTGTCTACAATAAAATGTATTTTTTTCATCAGCAGTAAAAGTAGAAAAACAGTGATCAAATGAAACTAAAAGTTAATTTGCTCACGTTGAATTTGTTGGCTCTTCACCAAAGACATAAGTTGTAACACCATCTCCAATCTGCAGCACTTGGTTTTCATCTGAATCCCTAACAAGATCTAAAGTTCCTTTTCCAGAGCTCTTCGCTGATGCAGTGTCATAATGCTCTCCTTCTCTCTGCCTACCCTCCCCTGGCTTCTCCATTAAAACTTCAGACACTATCTCTTTCTGAGGGTTTGTATCAACTGATGGGAGGTCGTTCAAGGAACTAGCTGGAATGTCAACCACACTGATAAAGTCACGATCACCTCTCATAGTGTCATCTTCGTTTCCATGAGCAAATTTCAATCCAAAGAAAAGATGAGGTGCAAGAACTTGTGGCAGATCTGTAGACAATGATGTATGTCCTTCTGACTCCACTTTGTCTCCACTACTGGCTACTGGCTTTAAATCAGAACTGTCGACCACTTCATCTTCAGTCACACTATCTCCAATCACACTAATATCTTGATCGATGTGCTGACTCTGTGTTGATGCATCTTTCATGCACACCTGTGTCTCAATGTCTCGAACAATGGCAATTTGTTCTTTTGAAAAACTCTCATCTTGCACCATTTTATCAGTCTGAACAGCTGCAGATACCTGATTCACATCTTTATGAATAGGCATCATCTCAATTTCAGCTGCTGACAATCCTTTATGCCATAAAGGCCAACCGTGACCTCTACATTGGCTATGAATATCAGTTCCTCCTTCTAATTGCTTATCAGCCATTTCAGTTTCTACATCTTCAACTTGTCTGTAAAAAGCAGCAACAGATGGAGACCACTCAGAAACAGGACGTTCAGGAACCTCTTTGTCACTAATCAAATCCTTAGATGTTTCACTAGGTCTAAACGCATTGACGTCTTCGTTTTCAGTTAGTCCCATATCGCTTACACTTGAGAGACCATGAGAATCATCATGATTATTGTCCGTCTGCGTTTCAACTGTTTTAAAAACCCTTTTCTCACTGCATGGCAAAATCCCTTGCTTTGCTTCTCGCCTTCTTTTTCTTGCACCTTCTGCATACGACACTCTGCAATCTTCAATACCGACTTCTGTTGCAGCAAGTTGCTTTTTTGGTTCAGCTGCACTACGTGTTGCAGAAATTTCATCAAAAAAGACAGGAtgattaaaatcaaaatgtaGCAAAGGCAGTTCAGTTGCAGAAGAGGCTGGAGCATCAACAAATGCTGCACCAACTTGAGGAGAAAATTGGAGAGAAAGGCATACGTTGTTGGAGAAGTTGTCATCAATGGCATGAACACTATTATATGCAGGAGAACAGACTCTCTGTGCAAAACAGGGTAAGTCAGAATCAGGGTAAGAAAAGTTACCAAGGCTCTCATCTGGCAAGTAAAGCAGCCTCAATGTATCAAATGATTGATCTGAGCAATTATAGTCTCCTTGTTTAAACTGCTCTTCAAAACTTCCTTTGTCTTGCATTGATGACAGAGATGTCATCGGAACAAAGTCATCAATGATCACTGTGTCCTTCCttaatttcaaattttcatTGTTcacgtttgttgttgtttgtggtcTTGGAGACGCTTCAGATAATACAGATGTATCGATGTAAAGAAGAGGTGAGTGGTTCAGAACTTCAAGACAATAATCATCATCCTGTAATGATCCTACATCAGACATACTTGACCTCTGAAAACTGGCAATGCTCTTTCGACATAGATCAGCTGACAGATCTCGTTGAGAACCAATGCTGACATTGCTATACTGTAAAGCTGCTTCTTCTGGTATTAATTGTGCCTGTACGCCAATGCTTGTACAATGAAATGTGCTTGGATCATTTTTGTTTTCCACAACAGACATAATTTGCTCAATGTACAATCTCTGAGCCTACAAAATAAAAGCACGATATAGTAAGCTAAGAACGTCCAAATCTTTATTCCAGAAATGAATCTTACCTGAAGAATTTGATGAAGTTCGTTTCTACTAAATGGCTGCTGAGCCAGTGATTGCTGCACAACAGCAGTTTCAACTAAACCACTCATTGCTGGCTGCCCTAAAATTTGGGAAAGCCCCGCTTCCCTGTAATCTGTAACCTCAAAAACTGGTTCAGTAGATGACTGCCTTGCTGATGTTTCTGTAGCCATTACCAATGGGCTTAATTCATTACTAGGAACGTCTTGAATAAAAGGTTCTAAGAAAGCTTCTAAACTGCCTTCCACTACAGTTGATACTTCTTTTTCTACTAAGTCTGTTGCCACCAAGCGGTTTTCCTCATGTCCTATCCGTGTTACTTCTGAAAGATTCTTACTTGGAAGTACTGAAATATGCAACGCAACACCTGAAGCTACATcactatcatcatcatcatcactatcatcctcatcatcacGAGCTAGTActtgtatctgttcagagtcgTGTACCTCACAGTCGTCCTTACTGTCCACCTTCGCAGATATTAACTTTCCTACTTCTAATGTCTGTTCTTCGTGACTGCTCAATCCAGACAAGACAACCGAGTTTGAATTAGACGGACATGATGTCTCATCAGTCCTCTTCATTGATCGAGGAAACCCATTATCCTGCTTAACTGGCAATGGACGTACACTCTGAGCTGAACGTTCGCTGTAAAAAGACCAATCACTACCCGTCACGTTGCTCAATTCATTGAGCACATCTTCCAGTAATTCACTAGTGTTCAATGTCAACAGTGTGACTTTCCCACTACAGGAATCTTGAGGTGCTGCACCAATTTCGCATGAAACCATAGATACAGTAGAAAGAGTATCATCATTTCCAGTTTTTCTGCTGCAAGCTTCACCAAAACTTGCTATATTAGAAGATAAAGAAGATCCAAGTTGAGATGGTAAGGTTAATTCTCCTTCAGATTTCATGTTTCTAAAAGTCTCATCTTTGTTGGAAGTACCTGCCTGAGCCAACATAGGCAATGATTGTAAAGGCTTCATCTCATGCTGTTTGAAAGCAGGTTCCAACAACTTTGTCTGCTTTTCATCAGTATGCTTATAATCACACCGTTCTTCTATTAAAAGCAAAGTACTTGCGATGGTTTCTACAGTCAAACTGACTTTGATGGATGATTGTGAAGAATGACCTCTTTCTATTTTTGCTTCTGAAGTTACACTTGTTCCAAAAACGTGATCAGACCATTTCTGCAACCACACAATAAGTGACAATAACTGAGGCCATTTTGCAGAAGTCTCACATGCAGATGACACTCTTGAGAGTTTGTGTAGTGAAGGCAAACAAGGAGTCTGAGTTCTACTACTATGCACTGTGTGGGACACACGTTGAGCTAACATCACTTCAAAAGAATTGTTCAAATATTTAGCAAAAATTTTAGACGATTCACATTCCCATGAACCTACATCAAAACTCCATACTCCTGTTAGAGACGTCACATTTAGACGATCACCCATCAATGAGTTCACAGACCCACTTTGCTGCTTCATAGTCTGCAGACACAATACTCTTTCATCGGCCTTTCCTTTGCATAAAATTGACAACCGTGAGATATCATTAGGTGAGCCAATGTCCTTTGGGTCAATAATGTCAACAATGTGCTTCAGCTCTTTCTTGTAACAACTCTCTTTCTGGCTACCTATCTCATCTCTAAAATGTCTACCTATAAATTCAGCAACACAACTGCGATCACCAAAATCAAGTAGGTGAACCAGAAACTGTTTTTTCAATACATCAGAATCGAGAAGACACTGATCAAAACAAAGAGCACTGTCAAACCACTGAACAGTGTCAGACACTTGAGCTTCACTCCATCCCTTTCTGGACTTCCT includes:
- the LOC134193984 gene encoding uncharacterized protein LOC134193984, yielding MLAQRVSHTVHSSRTQTPCLPSLHKLSRVSSACETSAKWPQLLSLIVWLQKWSDHVFGTSVTSEAKIERGHSSQSSIKVSLTVETIASTLLLIEERCDYKHTDEKQTKLLEPAFKQHEMKPLQSLPMLAQAGTSNKDETFRNMKSEGELTLPSQLGSSLSSNIASFGEACSRKTGNDDTLSTVSMVSCEIGAAPQDSCSGKVTLLTLNTSELLEDVLNELSNVTGSDWSFYSERSAQSVRPLPVKQDNGFPRSMKRTDETSCPSNSNSVVLSGLSSHEEQTLEVGKLISAKVDSKDDCEVHDSEQIQVLARDDEDDSDDDDDSDVASGVALHISVLPSKNLSEVTRIGHEENRLVATDLVEKEVSTVVEGSLEAFLEPFIQDVPSNELSPLVMATETSARQSSTEPVFEVTDYREAGLSQILGQPAMSGLVETAVVQQSLAQQPFSRNELHQILQAQRLYIEQIMSVVENKNDPSTFHCTSIGVQAQLIPEEAALQYSNVSIGSQRDLSADLCRKSIASFQRSSMSDVGSLQDDDYCLEVLNHSPLLYIDTSVLSEASPRPQTTTNVNNENLKLRKDTVIIDDFVPMTSLSSMQDKGSFEEQFKQGDYNCSDQSFDTLRLLYLPDESLGNFSYPDSDLPCFAQRVCSPAYNSVHAIDDNFSNNVCLSLQFSPQVGAAFVDAPASSATELPLLHFDFNHPVFFDEISATRSAAEPKKQLAATEVGIEDCRVSYAEGARKRRREAKQGILPCSEKRVFKTVETQTDNNHDDSHGLSSVSDMGLTENEDVNAFRPSETSKDLISDKEVPERPVSEWSPSVAAFYRQVEDVETEMADKQLEGGTDIHSQCRGHGWPLWHKGLSAAEIEMMPIHKDVNQVSAAVQTDKMVQDESFSKEQIAIVRDIETQVCMKDASTQSQHIDQDISVIGDSVTEDEVVDSSDLKPVASSGDKVESEGHTSLSTDLPQVLAPHLFFGLKFAHGNEDDTMRGDRDFISVVDIPASSLNDLPSVDTNPQKEIVSEVLMEKPGEGRQREGEHYDTASAKSSGKGTLDLVRDSDENQVLQIGDGVTTYVFGEEPTNSTPGAISGAGVSALPIKDARLKTQLMAMMEQLDAIEETAKHVEEEFKDSELLLHTIDQLQAVEEARQPRSIVQDLESQLLRENDNIVNGEDCEASLLKPSSSSDSMQSTEAAIQKTEHAQSPDDRAGSQVYRFVELKDEANNQFQVDASRESKEGGTHHVSSKESLCEERTSSLSSVTVDIGNFETNLADKGFANESEHIVGIVGQGSSRGTVEPSGTPKYAMSQLTWTAAKVSNHAVPVRTSVQLRPKFGSALDVHLRREKVERDEQHHDHKAPSKSCVMPQSALTRYHLKKAPPVVTMKQVEQIFSSKGSNETANQRHKLCQWMKHQRAKRHTEFISHRAQLRGAEAHPFSSHGQSGTYQHRTTKIKEQQKRDHVAERVREAFNLMSNIVAPSRSSVQSNTGHRPSDSVVALKQGIGLNSTSPEQSVGNISLSSGSVMSNIDWEEVDRILDD